The Candidatus Margulisiibacteriota bacterium genome contains the following window.
CAGGCCGCCAAAGAATTTTATCCTAAAACACAAAAGTATGAATCTTACTTCGCCAGGTCAGAAGGACTGGTGTTTTATTTTGTCGACGACCGGCTGGTCTGCGTCGGCGTGGATTTCGCTGGCAAAAATCCCTATCAGGAATTGGCGCAGAAATACGGCGCCAAAACTAAATTTCACTACCTGCGCGCCAATAATTACACCTACGACGGGGCGGTCTGGTCTTCCCCCGAGCGCGTGATTTTTTACGCCGCTTATGCGCTCAAACCCGACTTTGGCAATATTTACTATTTTGACCCGAGCTGGCTGGCCGGTCTAAAAAAGCGGCTGGCCGCGCCGGAGACCAGCGGCCGCGTGGACTAAACTATATTCTGTAACCCAGCGAGAGAATACTCGGTCGCTTCGACAAGCTCAGTGATCGGACTTCGCTCCTTTCGCCAGCGTATCCGCAGGATACTGGCTCAGGGAGCACAGGGAGCGCTATCTAAGTTCGGTCTGGCAATGACATAAATACCTATATTTTACTTGACTTTTACTAGAAAATGCTATATAATTCTATACGAAAGGAATAAAAATGCCGCAATTGAATATTAAACTGGAGCCGGAGCTCAAAACACAGGTGGATGATCTTTCCCATCAGCTTGGCTTAAACGCTTCTGATGTTATTCGGGTCATGTTAAAAAAATTTGTAGTTACCGGCGGGTTTCCCTTTAGCGTCAGCGTAGAGCGCGATCCCTACAATCCCGAATACAACACGCAGACTTTAAAAGCCCTGCGGGACGCTAAAGCTGGCGTTGGCCTGCACAAAGTCAAAAATCTGGCCGCGCTGCGCAAAATTATGCTGAAATAATTTATGCTGGAGATAATTTATAAAAATTCCTCTTCGCCCTATATATCATGCTCTATATATAGTGTACTATATACCGGAAAACGCCGTTTGTCAAGCGGTGTAGACTTATTTATATGAACGAATTGAAGCTGCTTGGAAAAACTATTGAAAGAATCAGGATTGCCAAAAAGATTCCCCGCGAAAGATTTTCCTGGGAGACAGAAACAGCACGGTCTTTTATTTACCAAATCGAGCGCGGTCAGGGCAACCCATCTATCAAGACGCTCATCAAAATGGCCAGGGTTTTGGACTGCAAGGTTCAAGACTTTATTCGGTTTTGATTTTCTTTTTGCGGTGGCGGATTTTTTGAAGTAAAGTATAATCTCCTCATGGCCGAAATCCGCATTCAGCGTTATCTCTCCGAACAAGGCCTGGCTTCGCGGCGCGAGGCCGCGGCGTGGATCACGGCCGGCTACATCTTGCTCAACGGCCAAAAGGTCACGGACACCGGCGCCAAAATGGTTTTGGGCGCGGACACGCTAAAAATCGACAAAAAAGCGCGTGAAACGCCAAAATATTACTTCCTTTTCAATAAACCGCTGGGCATAGTGACCGTCAACGCGCAAAAAGGCGAACGGGAAATCAGGGACATTGTAAAATTGCCTAAAGGCGTGGTTCCTGTCGGACGGCTGGACAAAGACACTGGCGGTTTGATTTTTCTGACCAATGACGGCGTGACCGCCAGACGCATTATGGACCCCGCTTTTTATCACGAGAAAGAATATGAAGTGAATCTTTACAGGCCGATAACAGACAAAGCGTTACTTAACTTGGAGCAGGGAGTGTATATTTTGGGTCAAAAGACACGTCCCGCTAAAACGAAA
Protein-coding sequences here:
- a CDS encoding type II toxin-antitoxin system RelB/DinJ family antitoxin, whose protein sequence is MPQLNIKLEPELKTQVDDLSHQLGLNASDVIRVMLKKFVVTGGFPFSVSVERDPYNPEYNTQTLKALRDAKAGVGLHKVKNLAALRKIMLK
- a CDS encoding helix-turn-helix domain-containing protein, with the protein product MNELKLLGKTIERIRIAKKIPRERFSWETETARSFIYQIERGQGNPSIKTLIKMARVLDCKVQDFIRF
- a CDS encoding rRNA pseudouridine synthase codes for the protein MAEIRIQRYLSEQGLASRREAAAWITAGYILLNGQKVTDTGAKMVLGADTLKIDKKARETPKYYFLFNKPLGIVTVNAQKGEREIRDIVKLPKGVVPVGRLDKDTGGLIFLTNDGVTARRIMDPAFYHEKEYEVNLYRPITDKALLNLEQGVYILGQKTRPAKTKRLGGYKFLLAITEGKNRQVRRMCEAVGCPVRLLLRKRILNFQLGTLKPGCLKELSAGEKSLLLKTLGIAR